In the genome of Maniola jurtina chromosome 3, ilManJurt1.1, whole genome shotgun sequence, one region contains:
- the LOC123880808 gene encoding armadillo segment polarity protein isoform X1 — protein MSYQIPSSQSRTMSHSNYGGSDVPMAPSKEQQTLMWQQNSYLVDSGINSGAATQVPSLTGKEDDEMEGDQLMFDLDQGFAQGFTQEQVDDMNQQLSQTRSQRVRAAMFPETLEEGIEIPSTQLDPAQPTAVQRLSEPSQMLKHAVVNLINYQDDADLATRAIPELIKLLNDEDQVVVSQAAMMVHQLSKKEASRHAIMNSPQMVAALVRAISNSNDLETTKGAVGTLHNLSHHRQGLLAIFKSGGIPALVKLLSSPVESVLFYAITTLHNLLLHQDGSKMAVRLAGGLQKMVALLQRNNVKFLAIVTDCLQILAYGNQESKLIILASQGPIELVRIMRSYDYEKLLWTTSRVLKVLSVCSSNKPAIVEAGGMQALAMHLGNPSGRLVQNCLWTLRNLSDAATKVEGLEGLLQSLVQVLASTDVNIVTCAAGILSNLTCNNQRNKVTVCQAGGVDALVRTVVSAGDREEITEPAVCALRHLTSRHVESEMAQNAVRLHYGLPVIVKLLQPPSRWPLVKAVVGLVRNLALCPANHAPLREHGAVHHLVRLLLRAFNDTQRQRGSVSGGGGTGGAYADGVRMEEIVEGAVGALHILARESLNRTLIRQQNVIPIFVQLLFNEIENIQRVAAGVLCELAADKEGAEMIEAEGATAPLTELLHSRNEGVATYAAAVLFRMSEDKPHDYKKRLSMELTNSLFRDDHQMWPNDLTMQSDLQDMLGPEQGYEGLYGTRPSFHQQGYDQIPIDSMQGLEIGSGFGMDMDIGEADGGGAASADLAFPEPPHDNNNVAAWYDTDL, from the exons ATGAGTTATCAGATACCATCATCACAGAGCCGTACGA TGTCGCACAGCAACTATGGTGGTTCTGATGTGCCAATGGCACCAAGCAAGGAGCAGCAGACACTCATGTGGCAGCAGAATTCATACCTGGTGGATTCTGGAATCAACTCTGGGGCGGCCACtcag GTACCATCTCTTACTGGCAAAGAAGATGACGAGATGGAAGGGGATCAACTCATGTTTGATCTGGACCAGGGTTTTGCCCAAGGGTTTACCCAAGAGCAGGTCGATG ACATGAATCAGCAGCTGTCTCAAACCAGGTCCCAGCGCGTCCGAGCTGCTATGTTCCCAGAGACACTGGAGGAAGGCATTGAGATCCCCTCCACTCAGCTGGACCCAGCCCAGCCTACTGCGGTCCAGCGCTTGTCTGAACCCTCGCAGATGCTGAAACATGCAGTTGTCAACCTTATCAACTACCAAGATGATGCTGACTTGGCTACAAG GGCCATCCCAGAGTTGATCAAGCTCTTAAACGACGAGGATCAAGTGGTAGTATCTCAAGCTGCCATGATGGTCCACCAGTTGTCAAAGAAGGAAGCCTCAAGGCATGCTATCATGAACTCGCCACAAATGGTCGCAGCTTTAGTACGCGCGATCTCTAACAGCAATGACTTGGAGACAACCAAAGGAGCCGTGGGGACCTTGCATAACTTGTCTCATCACCGACAAGGTCTACTCGCTATCTTCAAGAGTGGAGGAATACCAGCTTTGGTCAAACTCTTGAGCTCTCCAGTGGAATCTGTACTGTTCTATGCCATAACAACATTACACAATCTTTTATTGCACCAAGATGGTTCCAAAATGGCAGTGCGTCTGGCTGGTGGACTTCAAAAGATGGTGGCATTACTCCAAAGGAATAACGTGAAGTTCCTTGCAATTGTTACCGATTGTCTTCAGATATTGGCTTATGGGAACCAGGAGTCAAAGCTGATTATATTAGCTTCGCAAGGTCCGATTGAGTTGGTCCGTATCATGCGTTCATATGACTATGAGAAGTTGCTGTGGACCACTTCAAGGGTTCTGAAG GTGCTGTCTGTCTGCTCAAGCAACAAACCAGCAATTGTTGAAGCAGGTGGAATGCAAGCCCTGGCTATGCATCTTGGCAACCCCAGTGGTCGTTTGGTCCAGAACTGCCTTTGGACTTTGAGAAATCTCTCCGATGCTGCTACCAAG GTGGAAGGACTGGAAGGTCTGCTTCAGAGTTTGGTACAAGTGCTGGCTTCTACCGATGTTAACATTGTGACTTGCGCTGCCGGCATACTGTCCAACTTGACCTGCAACAACCAGCGTAAtaag gtGACAGTATGCCAGGCGGGTGGTGTCGACGCCCTAGTGCGTACCGTGGTGTCGGCTGGCGATCGTGAGGAGATCACTGAGCCGGCCGTGTGCGCGCTACGTCACCTCACTTCGCGTCATGTTGAGAGTGAGATGGCACAGAACGCTGTCAGACTGCATTATGGATTGCCA GTGATAGTGAAACTGCTGCAGCCGCCGTCCCGCTGGCCACTGGTGAAGGCGGTGGTGGGGCTGGTGCGCAACCTGGCGCTGTGCCCGGCCAACCACGCGCCGCTACGCGAACACGGCGCCGTGCACCACTTGGTCCGACTCTTGCTACGTGCTTTCAACGATACTCAGAGG CAACGCGGTTCTGTTTCCGGCGGCGGGGGTACGGGCGGCGCTTACGCGGATGGAGTTCGTATGGAAGAGATAGTGGAAGGCGCGGTCGGGGCCTTACACATTTTAGCACGCGAGAGCCTCAACCGCACGCTGATCCGACAGCAGAACGTCATCCCGATATTCGTGCAGCTACTGTTCAACGAGATCGAGAACATACAA CGTGTAGCGGCCGGAGTACTGTGCGAGTTAGCTGCAGACAAAGAAGGGGCCGAAATGATAGAGGCCGAAGGGGCTACGGCCCCGCTCACGGAGCTGCTTCATTCACGCAATGAAG GCGTAGCGACGTACGCGGCGGCCGTGCTGTTCCGCATGTCGGAGGACAAGCCGCACGACTACAAGAAGCGCCTGTCCATGGAGCTCACCAACTCGCTGTTCCGCGACGATCACCAGATGTGGCCCAACGACCTCACCATGCAATCCGACCTGCAG GACATGCTCGGGCCCGAGCAGGGCTACGAGGGCCTGTACGGGACGCGGCCCTCCTTCCACCAGCAAG GCTACGATCAGATACCGATAGATTCAATGCAGGGCCTAGAAATCGGCAGTGGATTTGGAATGGACATGGACATTGGCGAAGCAGATGGCGGCGGCGCTGCATCAGCAGACTTGGCCTTTCCTGAGCCTCCGCACGACAACAACAATGTCGCCGCCTGGTACGACACCGACCTTTGA
- the LOC123880808 gene encoding armadillo segment polarity protein isoform X2, with product MSYQIPSSQSRTMSHSNYGGSDVPMAPSKEQQTLMWQQNSYLVDSGINSGAATQVPSLTGKEDDEMEGDQLMFDLDQGFAQGFTQEQVDDMNQQLSQTRSQRVRAAMFPETLEEGIEIPSTQLDPAQPTAVQRLSEPSQMLKHAVVNLINYQDDADLATRAIPELIKLLNDEDQVVVSQAAMMVHQLSKKEASRHAIMNSPQMVAALVRAISNSNDLETTKGAVGTLHNLSHHRQGLLAIFKSGGIPALVKLLSSPVESVLFYAITTLHNLLLHQDGSKMAVRLAGGLQKMVALLQRNNVKFLAIVTDCLQILAYGNQESKLIILASQGPIELVRIMRSYDYEKLLWTTSRVLKVLSVCSSNKPAIVEAGGMQALAMHLGNPSGRLVQNCLWTLRNLSDAATKVEGLEGLLQSLVQVLASTDVNIVTCAAGILSNLTCNNQRNKVTVCQAGGVDALVRTVVSAGDREEITEPAVCALRHLTSRHVESEMAQNAVRLHYGLPVIVKLLQPPSRWPLVKAVVGLVRNLALCPANHAPLREHGAVHHLVRLLLRAFNDTQRQRGSVSGGGGTGGAYADGVRMEEIVEGAVGALHILARESLNRTLIRQQNVIPIFVQLLFNEIENIQRVAAGVLCELAADKEGAEMIEAEGATAPLTELLHSRNEATYAAAVLFRMSEDKPHDYKKRLSMELTNSLFRDDHQMWPNDLTMQSDLQDMLGPEQGYEGLYGTRPSFHQQGYDQIPIDSMQGLEIGSGFGMDMDIGEADGGGAASADLAFPEPPHDNNNVAAWYDTDL from the exons ATGAGTTATCAGATACCATCATCACAGAGCCGTACGA TGTCGCACAGCAACTATGGTGGTTCTGATGTGCCAATGGCACCAAGCAAGGAGCAGCAGACACTCATGTGGCAGCAGAATTCATACCTGGTGGATTCTGGAATCAACTCTGGGGCGGCCACtcag GTACCATCTCTTACTGGCAAAGAAGATGACGAGATGGAAGGGGATCAACTCATGTTTGATCTGGACCAGGGTTTTGCCCAAGGGTTTACCCAAGAGCAGGTCGATG ACATGAATCAGCAGCTGTCTCAAACCAGGTCCCAGCGCGTCCGAGCTGCTATGTTCCCAGAGACACTGGAGGAAGGCATTGAGATCCCCTCCACTCAGCTGGACCCAGCCCAGCCTACTGCGGTCCAGCGCTTGTCTGAACCCTCGCAGATGCTGAAACATGCAGTTGTCAACCTTATCAACTACCAAGATGATGCTGACTTGGCTACAAG GGCCATCCCAGAGTTGATCAAGCTCTTAAACGACGAGGATCAAGTGGTAGTATCTCAAGCTGCCATGATGGTCCACCAGTTGTCAAAGAAGGAAGCCTCAAGGCATGCTATCATGAACTCGCCACAAATGGTCGCAGCTTTAGTACGCGCGATCTCTAACAGCAATGACTTGGAGACAACCAAAGGAGCCGTGGGGACCTTGCATAACTTGTCTCATCACCGACAAGGTCTACTCGCTATCTTCAAGAGTGGAGGAATACCAGCTTTGGTCAAACTCTTGAGCTCTCCAGTGGAATCTGTACTGTTCTATGCCATAACAACATTACACAATCTTTTATTGCACCAAGATGGTTCCAAAATGGCAGTGCGTCTGGCTGGTGGACTTCAAAAGATGGTGGCATTACTCCAAAGGAATAACGTGAAGTTCCTTGCAATTGTTACCGATTGTCTTCAGATATTGGCTTATGGGAACCAGGAGTCAAAGCTGATTATATTAGCTTCGCAAGGTCCGATTGAGTTGGTCCGTATCATGCGTTCATATGACTATGAGAAGTTGCTGTGGACCACTTCAAGGGTTCTGAAG GTGCTGTCTGTCTGCTCAAGCAACAAACCAGCAATTGTTGAAGCAGGTGGAATGCAAGCCCTGGCTATGCATCTTGGCAACCCCAGTGGTCGTTTGGTCCAGAACTGCCTTTGGACTTTGAGAAATCTCTCCGATGCTGCTACCAAG GTGGAAGGACTGGAAGGTCTGCTTCAGAGTTTGGTACAAGTGCTGGCTTCTACCGATGTTAACATTGTGACTTGCGCTGCCGGCATACTGTCCAACTTGACCTGCAACAACCAGCGTAAtaag gtGACAGTATGCCAGGCGGGTGGTGTCGACGCCCTAGTGCGTACCGTGGTGTCGGCTGGCGATCGTGAGGAGATCACTGAGCCGGCCGTGTGCGCGCTACGTCACCTCACTTCGCGTCATGTTGAGAGTGAGATGGCACAGAACGCTGTCAGACTGCATTATGGATTGCCA GTGATAGTGAAACTGCTGCAGCCGCCGTCCCGCTGGCCACTGGTGAAGGCGGTGGTGGGGCTGGTGCGCAACCTGGCGCTGTGCCCGGCCAACCACGCGCCGCTACGCGAACACGGCGCCGTGCACCACTTGGTCCGACTCTTGCTACGTGCTTTCAACGATACTCAGAGG CAACGCGGTTCTGTTTCCGGCGGCGGGGGTACGGGCGGCGCTTACGCGGATGGAGTTCGTATGGAAGAGATAGTGGAAGGCGCGGTCGGGGCCTTACACATTTTAGCACGCGAGAGCCTCAACCGCACGCTGATCCGACAGCAGAACGTCATCCCGATATTCGTGCAGCTACTGTTCAACGAGATCGAGAACATACAA CGTGTAGCGGCCGGAGTACTGTGCGAGTTAGCTGCAGACAAAGAAGGGGCCGAAATGATAGAGGCCGAAGGGGCTACGGCCCCGCTCACGGAGCTGCTTCATTCACGCAATGAAG CGACGTACGCGGCGGCCGTGCTGTTCCGCATGTCGGAGGACAAGCCGCACGACTACAAGAAGCGCCTGTCCATGGAGCTCACCAACTCGCTGTTCCGCGACGATCACCAGATGTGGCCCAACGACCTCACCATGCAATCCGACCTGCAG GACATGCTCGGGCCCGAGCAGGGCTACGAGGGCCTGTACGGGACGCGGCCCTCCTTCCACCAGCAAG GCTACGATCAGATACCGATAGATTCAATGCAGGGCCTAGAAATCGGCAGTGGATTTGGAATGGACATGGACATTGGCGAAGCAGATGGCGGCGGCGCTGCATCAGCAGACTTGGCCTTTCCTGAGCCTCCGCACGACAACAACAATGTCGCCGCCTGGTACGACACCGACCTTTGA
- the LOC123880808 gene encoding armadillo segment polarity protein isoform X4, which translates to MSYQIPSSQSRTMSHSNYGGSDVPMAPSKEQQTLMWQQNSYLVDSGINSGAATQVPSLTGKEDDEMEGDQLMFDLDQGFAQGFTQEQVDDMNQQLSQTRSQRVRAAMFPETLEEGIEIPSTQLDPAQPTAVQRLSEPSQMLKHAVVNLINYQDDADLATRAIPELIKLLNDEDQVVVSQAAMMVHQLSKKEASRHAIMNSPQMVAALVRAISNSNDLETTKGAVGTLHNLSHHRQGLLAIFKSGGIPALVKLLSSPVESVLFYAITTLHNLLLHQDGSKMAVRLAGGLQKMVALLQRNNVKFLAIVTDCLQILAYGNQESKLIILASQGPIELVRIMRSYDYEKLLWTTSRVLKVLSVCSSNKPAIVEAGGMQALAMHLGNPSGRLVQNCLWTLRNLSDAATKVEGLEGLLQSLVQVLASTDVNIVTCAAGILSNLTCNNQRNKVTVCQAGGVDALVRTVVSAGDREEITEPAVCALRHLTSRHVESEMAQNAVRLHYGLPVIVKLLQPPSRWPLVKAVVGLVRNLALCPANHAPLREHGAVHHLVRLLLRAFNDTQRQRGSVSGGGGTGGAYADGVRMEEIVEGAVGALHILARESLNRTLIRQQNVIPIFVQLLFNEIENIQRVAAGVLCELAADKEGAEMIEAEGATAPLTELLHSRNEGVATYAAAVLFRMSEDKPHDYKKRLSMELTNSLFRDDHQMWPNDLTMQSDLQLNPGPIYH; encoded by the exons ATGAGTTATCAGATACCATCATCACAGAGCCGTACGA TGTCGCACAGCAACTATGGTGGTTCTGATGTGCCAATGGCACCAAGCAAGGAGCAGCAGACACTCATGTGGCAGCAGAATTCATACCTGGTGGATTCTGGAATCAACTCTGGGGCGGCCACtcag GTACCATCTCTTACTGGCAAAGAAGATGACGAGATGGAAGGGGATCAACTCATGTTTGATCTGGACCAGGGTTTTGCCCAAGGGTTTACCCAAGAGCAGGTCGATG ACATGAATCAGCAGCTGTCTCAAACCAGGTCCCAGCGCGTCCGAGCTGCTATGTTCCCAGAGACACTGGAGGAAGGCATTGAGATCCCCTCCACTCAGCTGGACCCAGCCCAGCCTACTGCGGTCCAGCGCTTGTCTGAACCCTCGCAGATGCTGAAACATGCAGTTGTCAACCTTATCAACTACCAAGATGATGCTGACTTGGCTACAAG GGCCATCCCAGAGTTGATCAAGCTCTTAAACGACGAGGATCAAGTGGTAGTATCTCAAGCTGCCATGATGGTCCACCAGTTGTCAAAGAAGGAAGCCTCAAGGCATGCTATCATGAACTCGCCACAAATGGTCGCAGCTTTAGTACGCGCGATCTCTAACAGCAATGACTTGGAGACAACCAAAGGAGCCGTGGGGACCTTGCATAACTTGTCTCATCACCGACAAGGTCTACTCGCTATCTTCAAGAGTGGAGGAATACCAGCTTTGGTCAAACTCTTGAGCTCTCCAGTGGAATCTGTACTGTTCTATGCCATAACAACATTACACAATCTTTTATTGCACCAAGATGGTTCCAAAATGGCAGTGCGTCTGGCTGGTGGACTTCAAAAGATGGTGGCATTACTCCAAAGGAATAACGTGAAGTTCCTTGCAATTGTTACCGATTGTCTTCAGATATTGGCTTATGGGAACCAGGAGTCAAAGCTGATTATATTAGCTTCGCAAGGTCCGATTGAGTTGGTCCGTATCATGCGTTCATATGACTATGAGAAGTTGCTGTGGACCACTTCAAGGGTTCTGAAG GTGCTGTCTGTCTGCTCAAGCAACAAACCAGCAATTGTTGAAGCAGGTGGAATGCAAGCCCTGGCTATGCATCTTGGCAACCCCAGTGGTCGTTTGGTCCAGAACTGCCTTTGGACTTTGAGAAATCTCTCCGATGCTGCTACCAAG GTGGAAGGACTGGAAGGTCTGCTTCAGAGTTTGGTACAAGTGCTGGCTTCTACCGATGTTAACATTGTGACTTGCGCTGCCGGCATACTGTCCAACTTGACCTGCAACAACCAGCGTAAtaag gtGACAGTATGCCAGGCGGGTGGTGTCGACGCCCTAGTGCGTACCGTGGTGTCGGCTGGCGATCGTGAGGAGATCACTGAGCCGGCCGTGTGCGCGCTACGTCACCTCACTTCGCGTCATGTTGAGAGTGAGATGGCACAGAACGCTGTCAGACTGCATTATGGATTGCCA GTGATAGTGAAACTGCTGCAGCCGCCGTCCCGCTGGCCACTGGTGAAGGCGGTGGTGGGGCTGGTGCGCAACCTGGCGCTGTGCCCGGCCAACCACGCGCCGCTACGCGAACACGGCGCCGTGCACCACTTGGTCCGACTCTTGCTACGTGCTTTCAACGATACTCAGAGG CAACGCGGTTCTGTTTCCGGCGGCGGGGGTACGGGCGGCGCTTACGCGGATGGAGTTCGTATGGAAGAGATAGTGGAAGGCGCGGTCGGGGCCTTACACATTTTAGCACGCGAGAGCCTCAACCGCACGCTGATCCGACAGCAGAACGTCATCCCGATATTCGTGCAGCTACTGTTCAACGAGATCGAGAACATACAA CGTGTAGCGGCCGGAGTACTGTGCGAGTTAGCTGCAGACAAAGAAGGGGCCGAAATGATAGAGGCCGAAGGGGCTACGGCCCCGCTCACGGAGCTGCTTCATTCACGCAATGAAG GCGTAGCGACGTACGCGGCGGCCGTGCTGTTCCGCATGTCGGAGGACAAGCCGCACGACTACAAGAAGCGCCTGTCCATGGAGCTCACCAACTCGCTGTTCCGCGACGATCACCAGATGTGGCCCAACGACCTCACCATGCAATCCGACCTGCAG CTTAATCCGGGACCTATATATCACTAA
- the LOC123880808 gene encoding armadillo segment polarity protein isoform X3 yields MSYQIPSSQSRTMSHSNYGGSDVPMAPSKEQQTLMWQQNSYLVDSGINSGAATQVPSLTGKEDDEMEGDQLMFDLDQGFAQGFTQEQVDDMNQQLSQTRSQRVRAAMFPETLEEGIEIPSTQLDPAQPTAVQRLSEPSQMLKHAVVNLINYQDDADLATRAIPELIKLLNDEDQVVVSQAAMMVHQLSKKEASRHAIMNSPQMVAALVRAISNSNDLETTKGAVGTLHNLSHHRQGLLAIFKSGGIPALVKLLSSPVESVLFYAITTLHNLLLHQDGSKMAVRLAGGLQKMVALLQRNNVKFLAIVTDCLQILAYGNQESKLIILASQGPIELVRIMRSYDYEKLLWTTSRVLKVLSVCSSNKPAIVEAGGMQALAMHLGNPSGRLVQNCLWTLRNLSDAATKVEGLEGLLQSLVQVLASTDVNIVTCAAGILSNLTCNNQRNKVTVCQAGGVDALVRTVVSAGDREEITEPAVCALRHLTSRHVESEMAQNAVRLHYGLPVIVKLLQPPSRWPLVKAVVGLVRNLALCPANHAPLREHGAVHHLVRLLLRAFNDTQRQRGSVSGGGGTGGAYADGVRMEEIVEGAVGALHILARESLNRTLIRQQNVIPIFVQLLFNEIENIQRVAAGVLCELAADKEGAEMIEAEGATAPLTELLHSRNEGVATYAAAVLFRMSEDKPHDYKKRLSMELTNSLFRDDHQMWPNDLTMQSDLQDMLGPEQGYEGLYGTRPSFHQQA; encoded by the exons ATGAGTTATCAGATACCATCATCACAGAGCCGTACGA TGTCGCACAGCAACTATGGTGGTTCTGATGTGCCAATGGCACCAAGCAAGGAGCAGCAGACACTCATGTGGCAGCAGAATTCATACCTGGTGGATTCTGGAATCAACTCTGGGGCGGCCACtcag GTACCATCTCTTACTGGCAAAGAAGATGACGAGATGGAAGGGGATCAACTCATGTTTGATCTGGACCAGGGTTTTGCCCAAGGGTTTACCCAAGAGCAGGTCGATG ACATGAATCAGCAGCTGTCTCAAACCAGGTCCCAGCGCGTCCGAGCTGCTATGTTCCCAGAGACACTGGAGGAAGGCATTGAGATCCCCTCCACTCAGCTGGACCCAGCCCAGCCTACTGCGGTCCAGCGCTTGTCTGAACCCTCGCAGATGCTGAAACATGCAGTTGTCAACCTTATCAACTACCAAGATGATGCTGACTTGGCTACAAG GGCCATCCCAGAGTTGATCAAGCTCTTAAACGACGAGGATCAAGTGGTAGTATCTCAAGCTGCCATGATGGTCCACCAGTTGTCAAAGAAGGAAGCCTCAAGGCATGCTATCATGAACTCGCCACAAATGGTCGCAGCTTTAGTACGCGCGATCTCTAACAGCAATGACTTGGAGACAACCAAAGGAGCCGTGGGGACCTTGCATAACTTGTCTCATCACCGACAAGGTCTACTCGCTATCTTCAAGAGTGGAGGAATACCAGCTTTGGTCAAACTCTTGAGCTCTCCAGTGGAATCTGTACTGTTCTATGCCATAACAACATTACACAATCTTTTATTGCACCAAGATGGTTCCAAAATGGCAGTGCGTCTGGCTGGTGGACTTCAAAAGATGGTGGCATTACTCCAAAGGAATAACGTGAAGTTCCTTGCAATTGTTACCGATTGTCTTCAGATATTGGCTTATGGGAACCAGGAGTCAAAGCTGATTATATTAGCTTCGCAAGGTCCGATTGAGTTGGTCCGTATCATGCGTTCATATGACTATGAGAAGTTGCTGTGGACCACTTCAAGGGTTCTGAAG GTGCTGTCTGTCTGCTCAAGCAACAAACCAGCAATTGTTGAAGCAGGTGGAATGCAAGCCCTGGCTATGCATCTTGGCAACCCCAGTGGTCGTTTGGTCCAGAACTGCCTTTGGACTTTGAGAAATCTCTCCGATGCTGCTACCAAG GTGGAAGGACTGGAAGGTCTGCTTCAGAGTTTGGTACAAGTGCTGGCTTCTACCGATGTTAACATTGTGACTTGCGCTGCCGGCATACTGTCCAACTTGACCTGCAACAACCAGCGTAAtaag gtGACAGTATGCCAGGCGGGTGGTGTCGACGCCCTAGTGCGTACCGTGGTGTCGGCTGGCGATCGTGAGGAGATCACTGAGCCGGCCGTGTGCGCGCTACGTCACCTCACTTCGCGTCATGTTGAGAGTGAGATGGCACAGAACGCTGTCAGACTGCATTATGGATTGCCA GTGATAGTGAAACTGCTGCAGCCGCCGTCCCGCTGGCCACTGGTGAAGGCGGTGGTGGGGCTGGTGCGCAACCTGGCGCTGTGCCCGGCCAACCACGCGCCGCTACGCGAACACGGCGCCGTGCACCACTTGGTCCGACTCTTGCTACGTGCTTTCAACGATACTCAGAGG CAACGCGGTTCTGTTTCCGGCGGCGGGGGTACGGGCGGCGCTTACGCGGATGGAGTTCGTATGGAAGAGATAGTGGAAGGCGCGGTCGGGGCCTTACACATTTTAGCACGCGAGAGCCTCAACCGCACGCTGATCCGACAGCAGAACGTCATCCCGATATTCGTGCAGCTACTGTTCAACGAGATCGAGAACATACAA CGTGTAGCGGCCGGAGTACTGTGCGAGTTAGCTGCAGACAAAGAAGGGGCCGAAATGATAGAGGCCGAAGGGGCTACGGCCCCGCTCACGGAGCTGCTTCATTCACGCAATGAAG GCGTAGCGACGTACGCGGCGGCCGTGCTGTTCCGCATGTCGGAGGACAAGCCGCACGACTACAAGAAGCGCCTGTCCATGGAGCTCACCAACTCGCTGTTCCGCGACGATCACCAGATGTGGCCCAACGACCTCACCATGCAATCCGACCTGCAG GACATGCTCGGGCCCGAGCAGGGCTACGAGGGCCTGTACGGGACGCGGCCCTCCTTCCACCAGCAAG CTTAA